In Mercurialis annua linkage group LG5, ddMerAnnu1.2, whole genome shotgun sequence, a single genomic region encodes these proteins:
- the LOC126682710 gene encoding peroxidase 5-like produces the protein MSSFNIIFLMTFCSLATLSLSGTLSIGFYNSSCPSAEDIVRKAVNNFLSRDPGLGAGLVRMHFHDCFIRGCDSSVLIASTPGNPSEREHVANSRSLRGFEVIDEAKTEIESACPKVVSCADILAFAARDSIFKLGGINYSVPAGRRDGRVSIMAEVEQNFPPPFFDAQQAAVSFVRKGLSAEEMVTLLGAHSIGVSHCSSFSNRLYTFNATHPQDPSMDSRYADYLKTKCPQPTNNSPDPTVPMNPTPDRMDNRYYLEVTKNRGLFTSDQTLMNNPTTQRMVMNNTRNVRTWADKFVKAMVHMGSLDVLTGTREGEIRTRCSVVN, from the coding sequence ATGTCatcttttaatattattttcctTATGACATTTTGCTCGTTGGCTACATTGTCATTGTCTGGTACCCTTAGTATTGGGTTCTACAATTCCTCTTGTCCATCAGCAGAAGATATTGTGAGAAAAGCTGTAAACAATTTCCTGTCCCGCGACCCCGGACTCGGTGCTGGTCTCGTTAGAATGCATTTTCATGACTGCTTCATTAGGGGTTGCGATAGTTCGGTGCTGATAGCTTCCACACCAGGTAACCCGTCGGAGAGAGAGCACGTTGCTAACAGTCGTAGCTTACGAGGTTTCGAAGTGATCGACGAAGCTAAAACCGAAATAGAATCTGCATGTCCGAAGGTTGTTTCGTGCGCAGACATTCTTGCATTCGCAGCACGCGATAGCATCTTCAAGCTTGGCGGGATAAACTACAGCGTTCCTGCTGGACGAAGAGACGGGCGTGTTTCGATAATGGCCGAGGTAGAACAAAATTTTCCACCTCCCTTCTTCGATGCACAGCAAGCAGCGGTCAGTTTTGTTCGAAAAGGATTGTCAGCGGAGGAAATGGTGACGCTATTGGGAGCGCATTCTATCGGAGTCTCTCACTGTTCTTCATTCTCTAACCGTCTCTACACTTTCAATGCTACTCATCCTCAGGACCCTTCCATGGATTCAAGATATGCGGATTACTTGAAAACTAAGTGCCCGCAACCTACCAATAACAGTCCTGATCCAACCGTCCCGATGAATCCTACCCCTGATCGAATGGACAACAGATATTACTTGGAGGTGACCAAGAATCGCGGGTTATTCACCTCCGATCAGACATTGATGAATAACCCTACGACGCAAAGGATGGTGATGAACAATACAAGGAACGTAAGAACATGGGCTGACAAGTTCGTTAAGGCGATGGTGCATATGGGTTCTCTTGATGTTCTTACAGGAACTCGTGAAGGTGAAATTAGAACACGATGTAGTGTTGTGAATTAG
- the LOC126682540 gene encoding peroxidase 5-like: protein MSSFNIIFLMTFCSLATLSSSAPLSIGFYRSSCPSAEAIVRKTVNKFLSRNPGLGASIIRLYFHDCFVRGCDGSVLLASTPGNPSERDHPANNPSLQGLEVIDEAKAQLESACPKTVSCADILALAARDSTAKLGGINYAIPSGRRDGRVSIRDEVTPNIPSPFANATQLADSFGRKGMSADEMVTLSGAHTIGVSHCSSFVNRLYSFNATHPQDPSLDSRYAAFLKTKCPPPSNNSGDPTITMDSTPNHMDNRYYSDLTRNRGLFTSDQTLMNSPSTQRTVVNYVRNGRTWPDKFAKAMVRMGDIDVLTGTQGEIRTRCDVVN from the coding sequence ATGTCAtctttcaatattattttcctTATGACATTTTGCTCGTTGGCTACATTATCATCATCTGCTCCCCTTAGTATAGGGTTCTACAGATCCTCTTGTCCATCAGCTGAAGCTATTGTAAGAAAAACTGTAAACAAATTTTTGTCTCGCAACCCCGGACTCGGCGCGAGTATTATTAGACTGTATTTTCATGACTGCTTCGTTAGGGGTTGCGATGGTTCTGTGCTGCTAGCTTCCACACCCGGTAACCCATCCGAGCGAGACCATCCTGCAAACAATCCTAGCTTACAGGGTTTGGAAGTCATTGACGAAGCGAAAGCCCAACTAGAATCCGCATGTCCTAAAACCGTGTCGTGCGCAGACATCCTTGCATTGGCTGCTCGCGACAGTACCGCCAAGCTTGGAGGGATAAACTATGCCATCCCATCCGGACGGAGAGACGGACGTGTTTCGATTAGGGACGAAGTAACACCAAATATTCCATCTCCTTTCGCCAATGCAACGCAATTAGCGGACAGTTTTGGTCGTAAAGGAATGTCAGCGGATGAGATGGTGACGCTATCGGGTGCACATACTATCGGAGTCTCTCACTGTTCTTCATTCGTCAACCGTCTCTATTCTTTTAATGCTACTCATCCTCAGGATCCTTCCTTGGATTCAAGATACGCAGCTTTCTTGAAAACTAAGTGCCCACCGCCGAGCAATAACAGTGGTGATCCAACCATCACGATGGATTCTACCCCTAATCACATGGACAACAGATATTACTCGGACTTGACCAGGAATCGGGGATTGTTCACTTCGGATCAGACGTTGATGAACAGCCCTTCCACGCAAAGGACAGTGGTGAATTATGTAAGGAACGGTAGAACATGGCCTGACAAATTCGCTAAGGCGATGGTGCGTATGGGTGATATTGATGTTCTTACTGGAACTCAAGGTGAAATTAGGACGCGATGCGATGTTGTTAATTAA
- the LOC126682579 gene encoding peroxidase 5-like: MDTKSSFNIIFLVIFCSLATFSSASLTVGFYRSSCPSAEAIVKRAVNKFVGRNPGLGAGLIRMHFHDCFVRGCDASVLLASTPGNPSEREHIANNPSLRGFEVIDEAKAQIEALCPKTVSCADVLAFAARDSSLRLGGINYAVPAGRRDGRVSNVDEVAQNLPPPFFNAQQLIDNFDRKGMSADEMVTLSGAHSIGISHCSSFSDRLYSFNATHPQDPSMDPRYAAFLKTKCPPPPSNNGDPTVPLDPTPNRMDNRYYLELTKNRGLLTSDQTLMNSPSTQSIVVNNVRNGRTWADKFAKAMVHMGSLDVLTGVEGEIRTRCSVVN, from the coding sequence ATGGATACTAAGTCCtctttcaatattattttcctTGTGATCTTTTGCTCTTTGGCTACATTTTCATCTGCTTCTCTTACTGTTGGATTCTACAGATCTTCTTGTCCTTCAGCAGAAGCTATTGTGAAGAGAGCTGTAAACAAATTTGTTGGTCGCAACCCAGGGCTCGGTGCTGGTCTTATTAGAATGCATTTTCATGACTGCTTTGTGAGGGGCTGTGATGCTTCTGTGCTGCTAGCTTCCACACCAGGTAACCCATCCGAGAGAGAGCATATTGCTAACAATCCTAGCTTACGTGGGTTCGAAGTCATTGACGAAGCTAAAGCTCAAATAGAAGCTCTATGTCCGAAAACTGTGTCGTGCGCAGACGTTCTTGCATTCGCAGCTCGCGACAGTTCCTTGAGGCTCGGAGGGATAAACTACGCTGTTCCGGCTGGACGGAGAGACGGGCGTGTTTCGAATGTGGACGAAGTTGCACAGAATCTTCCTCCTCCGTTCTTCAATGCACAGCAATTAATTGACAACTTTGATCGTAAAGGAATGTCAGCAGATGAGATGGTGACGCTATCCGGAGCACATTCTATCGGAATCTCTCACTGTTCTTCATTCTCCGACCGTCTCTACTCTTTCAACGCTACTCATCCTCAGGATCCTTCCATGGATCCAAGATATGCAGCTTTCTTGAAAACTAAGTGTCCACCACCACCAAGCAACAATGGTGATCCAACAGTTCCGCTTGATCCTACTCCTAATCGCATGGACAACAGATACTACTTGGAGCTGACCAAGAATCGTGGATTGTTGACTTCCGATCAGACATTGATGAACAGTCCTTCAACGCAAAGTATAGTGGTGAACAATGTCAGAAATGGAAGAACATGGGCTGATAAGTTTGCCAAGGCTATGGTGCATATGGGTTCTCTAGATGTTCTTACTGGAGTTGAAGGTGAAATCAGGACCCGATGCAGCGTCGTGAATTAA
- the LOC126679868 gene encoding uncharacterized protein LOC126679868, giving the protein MASSRNKSYGPPPSSPSSSSGFASSTASSFTSSTLLRRSTSPTRVNVMYGNINNQSPSLRFSMTDHHRSISPNRSISFKRQTTSNKNAAPVSFNGNSNNNNKRSCACSPTNHRGSYRCAFHKAMMKSGGNSTQTSSYQHSSGRLNFRRSAMTNSLVRIGGVEGELVKRALSALIRPSSHQVRRRTAFESRPSRLSVMSTS; this is encoded by the coding sequence ATGGCTTCTTCAAGAAACAAATCGTACGGACCGCCGCCATCTTCTCCGTCGTCATCCTCCGGCTTCGCATCGTCAACTGCGTCAAGTTTCACATCCTCGACCTTACTCCGACGCTCTACATCTCCTACACGTGTCAACGTAATGTACGGAAACATCAACAATCAATCGCCGTCGCTCCGATTCTCGATGACCGATCATCACCGTTCAATCTCGCCTAACCGTTCAATTTCATTCAAAAGGCAAACAACGAGCAACAAGAATGCCGCTCCGGTGTCGTTTAACGGTAACAGCAACAACAATAACAAACGCTCGTGCGCTTGTTCTCCTACTAATCACCGCGGTTCTTACCGGTGCGCGTTTCACAAAGCGATGATGAAAAGTGGCGGTAACAGTACTCAAACGTCGTCGTATCAGCATTCGAGTGGTAGATTGAATTTCAGACGATCTGCGATGACTAATTCGTTAGTGAGAATTGGCGGTGTGGAAGGAGAGTTGGTTAAGAGAGCCTTATCGGCGTTGATTCGGCCGTCTTCTCATCAGGTTCGGCGGCGTACGGCTTTTGAATCGAGACCTAGTCGGCTTTCTGTTATGTCTACTAGTTGA
- the LOC126681005 gene encoding protein NUCLEAR FUSION DEFECTIVE 4, with the protein MPKIVVKAGSRPPWVGLAAAAWVQVCAGNAYNFPLYSTALKSVLGYNQQQLTILGVANDIGENVGLIPGIVINKFPPWAVLFVGVVSCLFGYGVLWLAVSGTVSGLPYWLLFVALVVATNSNAWFGTAVLVTNMRNFPLSRGTVSGILKGYVGLSASVYTLLFNVALDKSATKLLLFLTVGIPIICLAMMYFIRPCTPASGEEDSSEHVHFVFTQAANVVLAIYLVTATIVSDVISLSSAVSYVLIAVMVIFLISPLAIPIKMTLFPAPKKALPATDSSDHLVPSEGESALTDTLLTPSSSATHLGSFLDNDYSSDMETLLAVGEGAVKKKRKPKRGEDFTFREAMIKADFWLLWVVYFLGVGAGVTILNNLAQIGVAFGLDDTTKVLALFSFCNFVGRLGSGAVSEHFVRSRALPRTVWMTCALVIMTMTLILFAFDLNGILYVAAALIGVAYGILYSVMVPTASELFGLKHFGIIYTTMLLGNPAGALLFSGLLAGHVYDAEAAKQGSSTCIGVDCFKLTFLALASLCGLGTILSVILTVRIRPVYQMLYAGGSFRLPHSSGH; encoded by the exons ATGCCAAAAATAGTAGTAAAAGCAGGAAGCAGACCACCGTGGGTAGGCTTAGCAGCAGCAGCTTGGGTGCAAGTCTGTGCAGGAAATGCTTACAACTTCCCACTTTACTCAACTGCACTTAAGTCAGTTCTTGGTTATAATCAGCAGCAACTTACAATTCTTGGGGTGGCTAATGATATTGGTGAAAATGTTGGTTTGATCCCTGGAATTGTTATTAATAAGTTCCCTCCTTGGGCTGTTTTGTTTGTGGGGGTTGTATCTTGCTTGTTTGGGTATGGTGTTCTTTGGCTTGCTGTTAGTGGGACTGTCTCTGGCTTGCCTTATTGGTTG CTATTTGTCGCGCTTGTTGTTGCCACGAATAGCAATGCATGGTTTGGCACAGCTGTGCTTGTAACCAATATGAGAAACTTCCCTCTCAGCAGAGGCACGGTTTCTGGAATTCTCAAAGGTTATGTTGGACTCTCTGCTTCGGTATATACACTGCTATTTAATGTGGCACTTGATAAATCTGCTACAAAGCTTCTGCTGTTCCTCACAGTTGGCATCCCGATTATATGTCTAGCGATGATGTACTTTATTCGACCCTGCACTCCTGCTTCTGGAGAAGAAGACTCTTCAGAGCATGTCCATTTTGTTTTTACACAAGCAGCAAATGTTGTGCTTGCAATTTATCTTGTCACCGCCACTATAGTGAGTGATGTGATCTCTCTAAGTAGTGCTGTTTCCTACGTATTAATTGCCGTAATGGTCATTTTTCTGATATCTCCTCTAGCAATCCCTATTAAAATGACTCTTTTTCCCGCACCCAAGAAGGCTCTCCCGGCAACTGACTCTTCAGATCATTTAGTTCCGTCGGAGGGTGAATCAGCCCTAACAGATACTTTGCTGACACCATCTTCATCAGCTACACATCTTGGAAGTTTTcttgataatgattattcttcTGATATGGAAACACTGTTAGCCGTGGGAGAGGGAGCagtgaagaagaagaggaaaccTAAGCGAGGCGAGGATTTTACATTTCGTGAAGCTATGATTAAGGCTGATTTCTGGCTTCTTTGGGTGGTGTATTTTCTTGGTGTTGGTGCTGGAGTCACCATTCTTAATAATTTGGCTCAGATTGGGGTTGCGTTTGGTCTTGATGATACCACCAAAGTGCTTGCTCTCTTCAGCTTTTGCAATTTCGTCGGCCGTCTTGGTTCCGGTGCTGTTTCTGAACACTTTGTCAG GTCGAGAGCACTTCCTAGAACCGTTTGGATGACGTGTGCACTAGTAATCATGACCATGACACTGATCCTTTTTGCATTTGATCTCAATGGCATTCTTTATGTCGCAGCTGCTCTGATTGGTGTCGCCTACGGGATTCTATATTCTGTAATGGTACCAACTGCCTCCGAGCTTTTCGGATTGAAGCATTTTGGCATAATTTACACAACTATGTTGCTAGGCAATCCTGCTGGTGCATTACTTTTCTCAGGGCTGCTTGCCGGTCATGTGTATGACGCGGAAGCTGCTAAGCAAGGAAGCTCCACCTGTATAGGTGTTGATTGCTTCAAGTTGACATTCCTAGCTCTTGCCAGCCTCTGTGGGTTAGGCACCATCCTGAGCGTAATCCTGACAGTTAGAATACGGCCTGTATACCAAATGCTGTATGCAGGGGGTTCTTTTCGTCTACCACATTCTTCTGGTCATTGA
- the LOC126681006 gene encoding uncharacterized protein LOC126681006 yields the protein MDWFSWLSKTALEPTLVYEYSLLFSQNELEEEDISYFNHEFLQSMGISVAKHRLEILKQARKQKKSSTIARIAVAIKRSLSKYVRDWVHPQENAIVVVRKPSGYYASRWRGEMLKRKKKLMIMGKKNSYSNSNNRLLISNESFLNPVVCDVSYKEEKIECDDHDDGYWDTGVEEIRWDTMFQNLKPN from the coding sequence ATGGACTGGTTCTCATGGCTATCAAAAACTGCCCTAGAGCCAACCCTAGTATATGAATACAGCCTACTATTTTCTCAAAACGAGCTTGAAGAAGAAGACATATCATATTTCAACCATGAATTTCTCCAAAGCATGGGAATCTCAGTAGCCAAACACAGGCTAGAGATTCTCAAACAagcaagaaaacaaaaaaaatcttcaaCTATAGCAAGAATTGCAGTTGCAATCAAGAGAAGCTTATCGAAGTACGTAAGAGATTGGGTTCATCCGCAAGAAAACGCCATTGTTGTTGTTCGAAAACCTTCGGGTTACTATGCGAGTCGATGGAGAGGAGAAATgttgaagaggaagaagaagctGATGATTATGGGTAAGAAAAATAGTTATAGTAATAGTAATAACAGATTGTTGATTAGTAATGAGAGTTTTTTGAATCCTGTGGTGTGTGATGTTAGTTATAAAGAGGAGAAGATTGAGTGTGATGATCATGATGATGGGTATTGGGATACTGGTGTTGAAGAAATTAGGTGGGATACTATGTTTCAGAATTTGAAACCAAATTGA
- the LOC126683217 gene encoding amino acid transporter AVT6E, translating into MDSNYTAIQKNSYVELQLQHHDYDNSEIPTNTHLKFHDGDGFKDSKVETFNMLDCNVGEDDDFDVDNYPLVKQSGNDNDSKWSGIYGAVFNLTTSIIGAGIMALPATMKVLGLVLGVVLIVLMGVLSEISVEMLIRFSVLCKASSYGEVVQCALGKTAKVLSEICIIVNNAGVMVVYLIIIGDVMSGSLHHMGVFDQWLGHGMWDHRKLVVLIVVVVFLAPLCSLDKIDSLSMTSAASVALAVVFVVVCFIVAFIKLVEGKIEAPRMTPDFSSKMAILDLLVVIPIMTNAYICHFNVQPIYNELEGRSPQKMNRVGRITTVLCVGVYTSTAISGYLLFGKDTEADVLTNFDADLGIAFSSTLDYIVRVGYILHLVLVFPVIHFSLRQTVDSVVFVGSAPLSESRKRSLALTAVLLGLIYFGSTMVPNIWTAFKFTGATTAVSLGFIFPPLVALRLGHRGEGLSRGDKLLSWVMLIMAVVVSIVGVAGNIYSLKSK; encoded by the coding sequence ATGGATAGCAATTACACTGCTATTCAAAAAAATTCGTACGTTGAATTACAATTGCAACACCATGATTATGATAATTCTGAGATCCCCACAAATACCCATCTCAAATTTCATGATGGGGATGGCTTTAAGGATTCAAAGGTTGAAACTTTTAACATGTTAGATTGTAATGTTGGTGAGGATGATGATTTTGATGTTGACAATTATCCATTGGTGAAACAATCTGGCAATGATAATGATAGTAAATGGTCTGGTATTTATGGTGCTGTGTTTAATCTTACTACATCGATTATTGGCGCCGGGATCATGGCTTTACCGGCGACAATGAAGGTTCTTGGATTGGTTTTAGGGGTGGTGTTGATTGTTTTGATGGGGGTTTTGTCGGAAATTAGTGTCGAGATGTTGATTAGGTTTTCGGTGCTTTGTAAGGCTTCGTCTTATGGTGAAGTTGTTCAATGTGCTTTAGGGAAAACTGCAAAGGTTTTGTCTGAGATTTGTATTATTGTGAACAATGCTGGTGTTATGGTtgtgtatttgattattatcgGTGATGTTATGTCGGGTTCTCTTCATCATATGGGGGTTTTCGATCAGTGGTTAGGGCATGGGATGTGGGATCATCGGAAGCTGGTGGTTTTGATTGTGGTGGTGGTTTTTCTTGCGCCTCTTTGTTCTCTCGATAAGATTGATTCTTTGAGCATGACTTCGGCTGCTTCCGTGGCTTTAGCTGTTGTGTTTGTTGTCGTGTGTTTTATTGTTGCTTTTATTAAGCTTGTGGAAGGGAAAATAGAGGCTCCAAGGATGACTCCTGATTTTAGTTCGAAGATGGCTATCTTAGATTTACTTGTGGTGATTCCAATCATGACGAATGCTTATATCTGCCACTTTAATGTTCAACCAATTTATAATGAGCTTGAAGGGCGGTCGCCTCAGAAGATGAACCGGGTGGGGAGAATTACAACTGTTCTTTGCGTTGGCGTTTATACTTCAACTGCTATATCAGGCTACTTACTGTTCGGGAAGGATACCGAAGCTGATGTCCTGACCAATTTTGACGCAGACTTAGGTATTGCGTTTAGCTCTACATTGGATTATATTGTTAGGGTCGGTTATATTCTTCATTTGGTTCTTGTTTTTCCGGTTATTCATTTCTCTTTAAGGCAAACAGTGGATTCCGTGGTTTTTGTGGGATCCGCTCCACTTTCAGAGAGTAGGAAGAGATCTTTGGCATTGACAGCAGTGCTATTAGGGCTGATATACTTTGGCTCTACCATGGTTCCCAACATCTGGACAGCTTTTAAATTTACAGGGGCAACTACAGCAGTGTCGTTAGGCTTCATTTTTCCGCCTCTTGTTGCACTGAGATTGGGCCATCGAGGGGAGGGTTTGAGTCGTGGGGATAAATTACTTTCATGGGTAATGTTAATTATGGCAGTAGTAGTCAGCATTGTTGGAGTGGCTGGAAATATTTATAGCCTTAAAAGCAAATGA